Genomic window (Lycium barbarum isolate Lr01 chromosome 2, ASM1917538v2, whole genome shotgun sequence):
ATTCTACACTGTTGGTTCCCCTAGCATTccatttcataaatttcattagGAGCATCTTGGGCGGTTTTGAAGGGATCCTCCTGATCCTCTTTCCTTTCCCCCTCATCTGGGCCATGTTCCATTGGGCATCTAGGCTTTGTTCCATGCTTGTTACAATATACTAGTCAACTAAACACTCCtttattcaaacttacttttCCAACCACACCCAAACCATAAAAAGGGGATTAATCTCAACTTAATGCTTCCTTCGTCCTATATTAGTTgttcacattactaaaaatattcgTCTCAAAATAGTTAtccatttacaaaaccaagataaaattagtatcaatttttcttattttgtctttaacattaattattttttaaagcaaTCAATATTGATCAGAGTgtaatttattggagagagataagagtaatatagtaaaaatacatttttatttatgatttcttaaggggccTATAAAAGGGAAAGTGGATAAGTAatataggacggagggagtatatgacCGCCAATATTACTTTATTTCTGCTCTTTCACTCCAATGCTACTCCTTCATGTTCATAATACATGTTCATTTAATCTTCTTCatgccccttaagaaaatactaatttctAGAAAATAAATACGTAAAATATCCTTAATAATTTTTTCTTAGGAAATTGGAGTAATCAAAGACTTCTTAGGCCATCTCCAACCTTGCACTATTTTTTGCACCAAATGCTATTTTGGTGCAAAAAATGGTGTTTTGGAGCTCCAACCTTGCACTATTTTTTGCACCATTTTGGTGCCTGAATAGTGTTGCACCAAATTTGGTGCAACACTATTCATTGCACCATTACTAttcattaataattttttttattatataacagttttaatttaacatattataaattttaatttttacatttagattcctaatatacctattcatctacaccattactattcattaatattttattattattttcttattatataacacttttaatttaacatattataaaatttaatttataattttagATTCCTAATAAacctaattattttttatgtaatatattataatattaattttacatcttaattttggagtgtaatttttataaattaattttcgtatatattattttatataaaattgtaagttaattttattataagttataatttaacatattataaattttaatttataattttagattcctaatatacctaattattttttatgtaatatcttataatattaattttacatcttaattttggagtgtaatttttataaattatttttcgtatatattattttatataaaattgtaagttaattttattataagttataattgtattaaaaaatataaccatcacaaaaatgaaaagtgcaaatataaaatataatatgttGTTAATAAATAACACAATGTTCAATAACATAGTAATTTCGAATATATAACTCTGGTAGGTCATTTCCAGATCCACCAATATCATTAAAATATTGAGTGTATGGGGCAGAGGATTTTTGTGGTTGTGGCTGTTGAAATTGTTGACTTCTCTTATCCATTATTCGTTTTTGTTCTTGTAGAATAAATTCACGAATATTTGGATCACCAATTGAATCTAAATTCgacaataaaattttattttcttctttaaattCTTTTAGTTTCAAAGCTTTATCTTTCATCTCCAAATCTCGCTGCCTGTCTACACCTGACTTTGCCAACAACTCAACAAGCCGATTATTTTCTGATTGGACCATTTGCATAGCAGATGAAAAACCTTCTTCgatttttctcttcaattttgCTTTCTTCACCCCAATAGGTCGTTGTGATGATGTGGAATCACTTGCAACATCCTCATTCAAATTTAGTGAAAATGATGATAAGTTAGGAGATTGTAGCACCCCTTTTTTTGGGAGGATGCCACCTACGAAACAAAAGCAAATTTCATACCTCAACGTTCAGaataaatttatttaataagATTTTCATAATAATTTAGTAGCGAAAATAGGCCCATgtgaacaagtttcaaaactgCATACCTAAGTGTGTCATATGGATTATGTACAAGTCCCCCAACATATGCAAAATGAACATGcttatgcaaatgtgatcttcttCTAAGATTCCAAATAGTCTACCTCAATTGGCCATCCTTAAGTCTCCCTCGGAGCATCACCTACGATAGTaacaaactatcgctaagcataaagcttagtggtacATAAACGTAACTAACATTTCGTATCAAAAAGAGAAGCAGGCTATGTAAGGAGCACATAATAAATTCTGGGAATAAGCTTGTCAAAATCATCATAAAGTACATAACGAAAGTACAATggtttcaaggaaatgaaatatcaAACAAGAACTAAATGAAGGTACAATTCTTTCGAGAACGTAATATCATATATTAAAATAGTTCAAGATATCATTATTCAAAATCTCACGTATCAAGAAGCTTTCCAAAGCAATTCCAAGAATTTCCACCATTTGGTTAATTTAATAGTGAGCTATGAATCAAATAAAAGTGCAAGAAGTAAGTTCAAGACATAAGCTCATCCGAGTTATAGCCAAGTACTTAATCAGTGTACGACACTTCAAGAGGGTTACCAAACCATAAGATAGTTCAAGATACTAATATTTCAAATACTAAGTGTCAGGAAGCCTTCGAAgtttcaaataccaagtgtcaagaatgctttcgaagcttcaaataccaagtgtcaaaAGGCTTTCGAAGCTAATTCACGAAACGTCATTCAGTTAGTTAATTTCTCCCAACACATACTTCATGCCATCACATCAAGCATTATCAAATATCAAGAAGGACTGAAGCccctatcaagaaggaccgaagtccatatcaagaaggaccgaagcccatatcaagaaggatCGTCATCCAATAAACAAGAGAATCATGAACCATGTTGAgagtggctttccactcatactcgagaatggacaaaagtccatcatcaagacgaaatgcaaatccaaagtcaagatgggcaagatccgaaatcaagaagggtcgtcaccccatAATCAAGAGTGCAATAACGctcaagcaatccgtatatgtggGCGAATTAAGTCGTCTTACAAAAACGCTTCATATAACACCAATGTGATTTTAgcatactcataactcaatttacAAAATCATACTCTCAATGATCATGTTATCATATTCTTCACAGCCCACAAAACAAGTAAACTATCCAAGTAGCAACAAAATCAATATGCCAACAATTTAAAGTAGATATTATTTCACCAAGATTCAAGCTTCTCACAATATCTCAAACCAAATTAATCGAGGGCGAAGTTAAAGTTTAGGTGCAAACCTTGGAGGTTTAGAGCTTCTAAAGCTAAAACAAACATCAAGAAGTTATAAATCCCAAAGCAGCGATCAAGTTGATATGTCGACTTCCTTAGCCAATTTCCCTTTAGCTTATACAAGAGTATATATATGCCTTAACACACGACCAAATGTCTAATTAAGATTCAATAGTTTCAGCACATCAAAACTACCCACGATATCGGTGAAAATCACCTTAAACTAGcaaaacaggaattctggacagtactactgtcttgtactGTTGCTCAGTTTCAAAGGAGTAAACGGCAAAAATCGACTTTGTggccttgataaaagttgtaggtatatgtcttggggtttcaGAGAAATTCGAATCACTCATATGGAAGTTTGTAcaaaagatatgctcaaaatactaatagCAGTACATGTAGGATTTGCAAAacaaaatctgggcagcacctgcccttTACTTCCTCGccccttttcgagtaaatacaagcaaaactgGGTTTTGAAGCCTGAACGAAAGTTGTAGGGCTATGAAGTAGCTTTCTAGAACATCTTGAATCACTTAAAACAGAGCTTTATACAAGGAATTATGATAAAAACGCTAACAGTAGTCCCGTCCAAAAACGGgttgtaacttacctcaatcaTGTGGAGTTGTTTGGGGCTCAACCAAGGCAAATCTTGACGATTGATTTAGTGAACGAATATTATGAGAGGAGAGAGGTTTTGGTGTCTTTCTTCCTTGGACAAAACGAAATTGGAGGGGTGGAGAGGATAAGAGATAAAAAGGGTATGAATCTTACTTGATAAGATTGGaagaaattaataaaataatttgtaTCTTACTTGGTAAgaatgaaagaaaataataaaataaaataaaataaaataaaataaaatggtttCCCACTCTTataaatatctaatccatttaataaatttaataagataatcatagtaggagtagtttatataactacaccataacacttcaaacaagtttcaatGTCGTCAAGTTCACATTCAAGAAGTGCGAAGTACAATATACCCTTATTATCAAGATGTGGTCAATCGAaaattcaagtgttagtttaaaAATTTCGAGGTGTTACAAAATGATACTAGAGGTGAATCAGGAGTAGGAGTCTCAAAGTCCGATGATATATAAGAAGAGCCTTGCTTTCGAACTTTTTTACTTCCAGCATCGACATCTTTAAACTTCTCAAAATCCTTCATCATATCCGACACATGATCAAATTTAAAACCTTTTTGTAGTTCGGATCTTGCATAAGTAAACATTTTGCTTGATTAATCTGCAAtatgtttaaaaaaaattgaagggaAACTGTAAGTAAATATATacaaataaagtataaaaatttACAAAATAAATACTCACAATATCTTTATCTGAAGCACCACTAGGATGCAAATTTTCAACTTGACGTACACAACCATTTAATTTTCTTATAGCCTTCTCAATAACTTTAATTCGACATTCCAACGATCTTTTGTTGCGATACTCCCAACACTCATCCTTTGCACTATTGTACCCATCTTCCACTCGACCCTAAAAATTATCTCTAGATTGATTTATACCCGTTATTGGATCTTGAGTTACATCTAAATAAACTTGGCATAATACCATATCTTCATTGGTAGAGTATCCTGTAGATCGGGTAGGcattttttgcaagtgaatagAGGAAAAGTGGATTATATGGTTAAAGAAAAACTAAAGCCAATTTCGTATGAATGGGTATTTTGGGACTTGAATATATATAGATAAAAGTAGAGCCAAAATAGGATAGATTACATCTATTTTCCAATCTTGCTAAAGGTATTGCTCCTCCCGCCCATTATGTTATTCAAGGAAACGAATATGATGTGGGTTATTATTTAGCTGACAGTATATATCCAAAATGGTCTACAATTGTGCAAACCATTCATGAGTCACAATCTCAAAAGAAGAAATATTTTGCGACGAAACAAGAATCATGTCGAAAAGATGTTGAACGTGCATTCGGAGTTTTGCAATCTCGTTTTGCAATTATTGCAGGGCTGTCGCGTTTTGGAGAAAAGAAGTGCTACATGATATATTAACATCATGTATTATACTGCACAACATGATAATCGAGGATGAGCGTGATCTTAATGCACCAATTCAAGATGCTTGGGAAGGTCCAACTCCAACAGTAGAAATGGTAGTAGATGAAAATTATCGATTTGAACAATTTTTAGCTCGACAcaaaaaaattaagaacaaaGATGCTCATTTTGCACTTCGTAATGCATTACTAGAGCATTTATGGGAGCAACGTACTAATCATGGAAGTTGAATATTTatgtagaaattaaaataaattctaCCTTaatgtaatagtatttatttaattatattttatcaatgatttcacttttatttgaattatccattaatatgtataacgtataatatttgcttacaatttatattatttaaaattttatggtataaaataattttatattaaatgaTTATATAACAAAGGATTATGAATTACATGGGATGGATAtgcaaaaaagtaaaaaaaaagaaaggatttttttttatgaaattaaaaataaaatttaagtaaaagaaaataatataatataaaagagagAGAAGAATATAAAAGAAATATTCCTTTTTGGTGCAAAAAATGGTGCAATGGGTTGGAGATGCCCTTAGGGATATGTAAATAAGGGCAAATCTGATTGTGTTGATTTTTTCTAGATTATGTAAAAGGACACTTagtttgaaccaaaataaaaatgTTCGATAGACACTTTTTATGAATCGGAGGGAGTGGTAAAATAATAAGATGTATGTCAAGTTAGATCATTTATTTCGATTATTTTGTAAAATCGGCAAAATCACAAAAATAGAACCAAACCGGCAATTTAGATTAAATTGAAACCGGAAAAATTAATGCTATAAatgtttgatttgattttaaaatttttaaaaaatgtcTTAGTTGATTTGATTTTCTTTTAAATGAAATATTGAGTCAAATCGCACCAGGAACTCTCCTCTCCAGTTTACATTATTCATCTTTTAGATTTATGCACATTTCTTAAAAAGTTATAATAGTATTCATTATAAAAGTGATCTTCGCTCTTCCAATATGTATTTTATACTCCCTTTAAAAAATTCAATTAAATATTTATGTTATTAACtttatactcttttttttttttttacattattcgTCTTTTAGATTTGTACACATTTCTTAAAAAGTTATAATAGTATTCATTATAAAAGTGATCTTCGTTCTTCCAATATGTATTTTATACTCCCTTTAAAAAATTCAATTAAATATTTATGTTATTAAACtttatactcttttttttttttgtaaaattgaATCTCATAAATTCAAAATCTAGAACTGCCCTGCACCATTGTGTCAAAAGCCTAGAGAGTGGCaggaaaaaaaaagagcattTCGTAACTCTTCGTTAGTTCTACGTTTAATGCAGGACCAAATAGAATACAGCACTGCTAATTTTTGTCTTTCGTTTTCTTAAAATTGTAACCAGTCTCTGTGTCAGTTTGTGTCAAATATTACAGATATGTATTGGCAAAACAAACCCTCTGCTTAATCCCAGAAATTGTACTACAAAACTAGTCACTTATCTCAGTTATCTGATGTGATCTCCCTCTGCTCTCGGCCCATTCTGACTTCTGATTTtcttctactactactactactactatgcaTTGTCGCTTTCACCTGTTTAAGACCCGAGTCACTCACTGCCTTTTCCTTTCTTAATTGCTATATTTGTgtaaaaatatgatttttttctcGGAGCATTCAACCTTTCTATGCAAAAATGTTTTCTCATTTTTGTATATAGTAATAAATCACTATTCCatccggataaaaaagagtggGGAAAACAATATCAAATATtcttaaaatataaaatatttaaccGTCTCATGTCCCTCTTAAAGTAATTTCGCTTCTGCCCCAACCGGCCTGAAATATTTACCCGACGTACCCCATCGCTGAAATCTCTTCTCCCATGATAACATCggagtatatttatatatcatgatggtatcatggaggagtAAAAGAAGGACTCAagcagtcctctatgataccatcttAGTATATTTATATTCCACGATGATACCATTGTtctgaggagtgtctcattgaaggactgaagaAACAATCCTCCATGATACGATTACAGTTtatgtatataagatgatggtatcatagagatTTTTTTCCCGAGAAAAGTGTGTcttttttaataaatgaacatgatcatctataataccatctcagtatatttatataccatgatggtatgatggaggactaagagaaggactgaaacattcttccatgataccatctcattATATTTATATACCGTGGTGGTATCATAATTTTGGGGGCATCTCAGGTAaatagttttgattttttctggGGGTACGAAAGCAATGGTGGTATAGGCGGGTAATTATTTTGTTTAAGAGGGCATGCACGTTCTTTCCCCAGAAAAgcgtccacttagccttttttttttctagggtaaaaaagagtgtccacttatcaaatcaagaaagaattaatcttattttttcagatttgtcctattaagtgttatgtgatcaaatctcaatagcTATTTAATGAGAGACAGCTTAGTCAAATTACCAATTTTTTCTAGgtattagtattttcttaagggacgTGCAAATTAGTATTTTTAGAGGCATTTTCGGGGCGAGTCCAAGGGccgggcgtaccaaaaatgctcCAGGGCGCAAATGAAAGGCGTAGATCATAGAGTGTACGCCCTAGAATTTGTGGCATAAGTCCTGGACTCAAAAGCGTAAGCGCCGGACGTAAAGGCATATACTCTAGGAGTTAAATTAGATTTTTAttgttttaaaagtatttttgctaTAAATTATGATTTTATTATTAGTATAATGATATTTATCTTTTATGTTATCATATTTTCATGTTGTAgtgaatttttaaaaaatatatagatAAAGAAATTGACTCTCATGGAAAATGGCGCtgctataaataatttttttagatGATTATGCCTGATTTTGATATGTTAGAGATTTCATAGCGCTATATTTTTTAAGCAACTTTATCTATTTTTTGTCATTGCTCTTACACATTTTGTCCTTCTCCTTCTTTGAATATACAAATAAAAGTCAGTGTAAATATTAGTTGAAGTCGAAAAGGACTAATAGATCTGGAGATTGATGATGAAGTGAATGAAGATTTCATTTTAAAGATTATCTaggctattatcattttttgtgttgttacctttctcaaataatatttataataattcttttttttttattattggtgatttatttgaatttacTTGCAAAATTTTAATGAAAACTTAACTTTTGCTAATTTTTAGTATAATAAAATTAGAAAATTGAAGATACACGGAACATAAGCCCCGTAGATTCACGGGAATTATGCCCCGTGTCTCGGGACTTACGCTTTTCCCCGTGCTGCGTAAAACGTCTCGCCTTGCCCCCTCGGCTATTAAAATACTGttgcaaatgactaagtggacactctttttgatctggAGTGAGTATAATACAATATCATGTTGTTACCGGAAATTATCAAAAATTATGTACTaaagtcatttttttttactttatcatAAAAACTTACTTTTCTATTGTAATTTCACACCAAAAATTATGCTGGCCGATTTTGTGAATTTTCATTGCCAAATCCATCGATTCTTTTTGCTGCGTTTCTCAACGGTAGGCCCCCATGTTGTCTTATCCTATTCCTATTACCAGTACTAGACGTGTGGAGGGTTTTAAATTCCACATTCATTGAGAGAATGAATTGTGGTTATCCTGACCTTAGACAGCTAGCTTTTTAGGTTGTGTTACGCTGAAGGTTTATTTCTTCAAGATATTAGAGCCAGATTTATCTCTATTATAGTGTTTCCCATAGTTAAGGCCCACGTAATGTTATTCACGCTTGATATGCCTAGGCATACAGGGGAAGGGGGAAAGGTGTTGTGTCTTACATTGGTTGATGAATAATTATTTGTCTTCTTATATGATTTTGGGCAACTCTCACCTTATGAACTAGCTTTTAGGGTGTGTTAGACctaaaatccattactttcccgtGAGAAAAGAAAGCGTAactgataaatagtgtaaatatgtagtaaaagaatattttgtaaatcttctattttaggttagtatagtttgtatcctaataggacattgtaactatggtatatttaccaactcaatcaatgagaatgatcacagaattaatctctttcatggtatcagatactagggtttttttccttctcttccgctgccctaattctccgacgtcctctacccacttttccgacgtcttcttcttcttcttcttcttcttcttcttcttcttcttcttcttcttcttcttcttcgatttccgtccatttttcgtgccttccatcaatggcag
Coding sequences:
- the LOC132629123 gene encoding uncharacterized protein LOC132629123, whose protein sequence is MTHLGGILPKKGVLQSPNLSSFSLNLNEDVASDSTSSQRPIGVKKAKLKRKIEEGFSSAMQMVQSENNRLVELLAKSGVDRQRDLEMKDKALKLKEFKEENKILLSNLDSIGDPNIREFILQEQKRIMDKRSQQFQQPQPQKSSAPYTQYFNDIGGSGNDLPELYIRNYYVIEHCVIY